In a genomic window of Gadus macrocephalus chromosome 9, ASM3116895v1:
- the LOC132465239 gene encoding myoD family inhibitor-like has product MNHQSESPLNQAGFTQHEDTAQCSRCRGRVRWPSGCFHGDGGVGDVVNRGDMLPREPSSEVADHPRVGGSDSTRAAQRVDGATPPPAPLGGVVEVRRGPRLVLPEPCTHCGQPVPPTTTAPRPSGPPTSALHGSNQSVSGKRGRGGDSRSPSTAEATDNASFLGLLLACLSCQCSVVLLGLLEACSACLHHLCACCCHCCAPCCAEACDAPAEAIGCHAHCHAVVFESCCESTECLEFCLDCCLICHHS; this is encoded by the exons ATGAATCACCAGAGCGAGTCGCCTCTTAACCAGGCCGGCTTCACCCAGCACGAGGACACGGCCCAGTGCTCTAGGTGTAGAGGACGCGTGCGCTGGCCGTCAGGATGTTTCCATGGAGACGGAGGGGTGGGTGACGTCGTGAACAGGGGAGACATGTTACCGAGGGAACCCTCTTCAGAGGTCGCCGACCACCCAAGGGTGGGAGGGAGCGATTCTACCCGAG CAGCCCAGCGTGTCGACGGGGCGaccccacctccagctcctctagggggggtggtggaggtccgTAGAGGACCCAGGCTGGTCCTCCCAGAGCCCTGTACACACTGCGGACAACCCGTGCCCCCCACGACTACGGCGCCCCGGCCTTCTGGACCCCCGACCTCAGCGCTACACGGCTCCAACCAATCGGTGAGCGGCAAGAGGGGCCGGGGTGGGGACAGTCGGTCCCCATCCACCGCTGAGGCTACGGACAACG CCTCCTtcctgggcctgctgctggcCTGCCTCTCGTGCCAGTGCTCcgtggtgctgctgggtcttCTGGAGGCGTGCTCCGCCTGCCTGCACCACCTCTGCGCCtgctgctgccactgctgcGCCCCGTGCTGCGCCGAGGCGTGCGACGCGCCGGCCGAGGCGATCGGCTGCCACGCCCACTGCCACGCCGTGGTGTTCGAGTCCTGCTGCGAGTCCACCGAGTGCCTGGAGTTCTGCCTGGACTGCTGCCTCATCTGCCATCAcagctga
- the LOC132464137 gene encoding forkhead box protein P2-like isoform X3 encodes MFQQLLRLQQYQQQLLGLQRPTPPCPAAPQEVHQIWKELINGLREDKSTKKDRTTFPAYPIKIPATEINNPRSPSPLPTECVGDAASHHLYAHGLCNWPGCEFVCESISHFLKHLVSEHTLDDRTSAQCRVQMQVVQQLDLQLSKERARLQAMMAHLHLPPLGAPSLAAPMGVLPPRPETSDDPFSPQPRTVVSSSSPCPSLQETAPPVGAPSRGGAGSGLGSPTRTLGGWGAMRRLHRPSLSSLSSEDEFELYRHTDIRPPFTYATLIRQAIMTTSEKQLTLNEIYNWFTSTFAYFRRNAATWKNAVRHNLSLHKCFVRVENVKGAVWTVDELEFQRRRSQKLTGSPSAMKPVPSSRAAGSTSGVGLQMAVVETTVPGLQCIRGSGAHSERDRETTRCPSQGQRPRFMKEEVLSSEEDLGSPSPLFDPE; translated from the exons ATGTTCCAGCAGCTCCTCCGACTCCAGCAgtaccagcagcagctcctgggTCTACAGCGGCCGACGCCCCCTTGTCCAGCAGCCCCACAAG AGGTCCACCAGATATGGAAGGAGTTGATCAACGGCCTACGAGAAGATAAAAGCACCAAGAAGGACAGGACCACATTCCCCGCATACCCAATCAAAATCCCAGCGACTGAGATCAACAACCCGCGAtctccctccccactccctACAGAATG tgTCGGTGACGCAGCTTCACACCATCTCTACGCTCACGGCCTGTGCAACTGGcctggctgtgagtttgtgtgtgagagcatcAGCCACTTTCTCAA GCACCTGGTGAGTGAACACACCCTGGACGACCGGACCAGCGCCCAGTGTCGAGTCCAGATGCAAGTGGTCCAGCAGTTAGACCTCCAG CTCTCTAAAGAACGGGCACGACTCCAGGCAATGATGGCTCACCTCCACCTGCCACCTTTGGGTGCCCCCTCTCTGGCAGCACCAATGGGTGTTCTTCCGCCTCGACCTGAAACGTCCGATGACCCGTTCAGTCCACAG CCCAGAACCGTCGTCTCCAGCAGCTCGCCCTGCCCCAGCCTCCAGGAGACGGCCCCCCCTGTCGGAGCTCCGTCCCGGGGGGGGGCCGGGTCGGGTTTGGGGTCCCCCACACGGAcactggggggctggggggccatGAGGAGATTGCATCGGCCGTCTCTCTCATCTTTGTCCTCTG AGGATGAGTTTGAGCTGTACAGGCATACAGACATCAGACCACCTTTTACCTACGCAACCCTGATAAGACAG GCTATAATGACGACATCAGAAAAGCAGTTAACACTCAACGAGATATACAACTGGTTCACGAGCACGTTTGCGTATTTCCGGCGAAACGCTGCGACGTGGAAG AATGCTGTGCGACACAATCTGAGCCTCCACAAATGCTTTGTGCGGGTGGAGAACGTGAAGGGGGCCGTTTGGACGGTGGACGAGTTGGAGTTCCAGAGGAGGAGGTCCCAGAAGCTGACAGG AAGCCCCTCTGCGATGAAACCCGTGCCGTCCAGTCGGGCCGCGGGGTCGACCTCAGGTGTGGGACTACAG ATGGCCGTTGTTGAGACGACCGTTCCTGGATTGCAGTGCATCCGAGGTTCAGGGGCACACagtgagagggacagagagacgacACGCTGCCCCTCACAAGGCCAGCG ACCCCGCttcatgaaggaggaggtgctgaGTTCAGAAGAGGATCTGGGGTCACCCAGCCCCCTGTTCGACCCtgaatga
- the LOC132464137 gene encoding forkhead box protein P2-like isoform X1, giving the protein MAPQPAQPTLSASQLQSLLQHQALLLQQLYKKQQLQLQLQLPHKKVKEVASPQLMFQQLLRLQQYQQQLLGLQRPTPPCPAAPQEVHQIWKELINGLREDKSTKKDRTTFPAYPIKIPATEINNPRSPSPLPTECVGDAASHHLYAHGLCNWPGCEFVCESISHFLKHLVSEHTLDDRTSAQCRVQMQVVQQLDLQLSKERARLQAMMAHLHLPPLGAPSLAAPMGVLPPRPETSDDPFSPQPRTVVSSSSPCPSLQETAPPVGAPSRGGAGSGLGSPTRTLGGWGAMRRLHRPSLSSLSSEDEFELYRHTDIRPPFTYATLIRQAIMTTSEKQLTLNEIYNWFTSTFAYFRRNAATWKNAVRHNLSLHKCFVRVENVKGAVWTVDELEFQRRRSQKLTGSPSAMKPVPSSRAAGSTSGVGLQMAVVETTVPGLQCIRGSGAHSERDRETTRCPSQGQRPRFMKEEVLSSEEDLGSPSPLFDPE; this is encoded by the exons ATGGCTCCGCAGCCTGCGCAGCcgactctctctgcctctcagctGCAGTCTCTGCTCCAACATCAAGCCCTTCTCCTCCAACAG ctttacAAGAAACAACAACTTCAGCTACAACTTCAGCTGCCGCACAAGAAGGTTAAGGAG gtcgcCTCACCCCAGCTGATGTTCCAGCAGCTCCTCCGACTCCAGCAgtaccagcagcagctcctgggTCTACAGCGGCCGACGCCCCCTTGTCCAGCAGCCCCACAAG AGGTCCACCAGATATGGAAGGAGTTGATCAACGGCCTACGAGAAGATAAAAGCACCAAGAAGGACAGGACCACATTCCCCGCATACCCAATCAAAATCCCAGCGACTGAGATCAACAACCCGCGAtctccctccccactccctACAGAATG tgTCGGTGACGCAGCTTCACACCATCTCTACGCTCACGGCCTGTGCAACTGGcctggctgtgagtttgtgtgtgagagcatcAGCCACTTTCTCAA GCACCTGGTGAGTGAACACACCCTGGACGACCGGACCAGCGCCCAGTGTCGAGTCCAGATGCAAGTGGTCCAGCAGTTAGACCTCCAG CTCTCTAAAGAACGGGCACGACTCCAGGCAATGATGGCTCACCTCCACCTGCCACCTTTGGGTGCCCCCTCTCTGGCAGCACCAATGGGTGTTCTTCCGCCTCGACCTGAAACGTCCGATGACCCGTTCAGTCCACAG CCCAGAACCGTCGTCTCCAGCAGCTCGCCCTGCCCCAGCCTCCAGGAGACGGCCCCCCCTGTCGGAGCTCCGTCCCGGGGGGGGGCCGGGTCGGGTTTGGGGTCCCCCACACGGAcactggggggctggggggccatGAGGAGATTGCATCGGCCGTCTCTCTCATCTTTGTCCTCTG AGGATGAGTTTGAGCTGTACAGGCATACAGACATCAGACCACCTTTTACCTACGCAACCCTGATAAGACAG GCTATAATGACGACATCAGAAAAGCAGTTAACACTCAACGAGATATACAACTGGTTCACGAGCACGTTTGCGTATTTCCGGCGAAACGCTGCGACGTGGAAG AATGCTGTGCGACACAATCTGAGCCTCCACAAATGCTTTGTGCGGGTGGAGAACGTGAAGGGGGCCGTTTGGACGGTGGACGAGTTGGAGTTCCAGAGGAGGAGGTCCCAGAAGCTGACAGG AAGCCCCTCTGCGATGAAACCCGTGCCGTCCAGTCGGGCCGCGGGGTCGACCTCAGGTGTGGGACTACAG ATGGCCGTTGTTGAGACGACCGTTCCTGGATTGCAGTGCATCCGAGGTTCAGGGGCACACagtgagagggacagagagacgacACGCTGCCCCTCACAAGGCCAGCG ACCCCGCttcatgaaggaggaggtgctgaGTTCAGAAGAGGATCTGGGGTCACCCAGCCCCCTGTTCGACCCtgaatga
- the LOC132464137 gene encoding forkhead box protein P2-like isoform X2: MAPQPAQPTLSASQLQSLLQHQALLLQQVASPQLMFQQLLRLQQYQQQLLGLQRPTPPCPAAPQEVHQIWKELINGLREDKSTKKDRTTFPAYPIKIPATEINNPRSPSPLPTECVGDAASHHLYAHGLCNWPGCEFVCESISHFLKHLVSEHTLDDRTSAQCRVQMQVVQQLDLQLSKERARLQAMMAHLHLPPLGAPSLAAPMGVLPPRPETSDDPFSPQPRTVVSSSSPCPSLQETAPPVGAPSRGGAGSGLGSPTRTLGGWGAMRRLHRPSLSSLSSEDEFELYRHTDIRPPFTYATLIRQAIMTTSEKQLTLNEIYNWFTSTFAYFRRNAATWKNAVRHNLSLHKCFVRVENVKGAVWTVDELEFQRRRSQKLTGSPSAMKPVPSSRAAGSTSGVGLQMAVVETTVPGLQCIRGSGAHSERDRETTRCPSQGQRPRFMKEEVLSSEEDLGSPSPLFDPE, translated from the exons ATGGCTCCGCAGCCTGCGCAGCcgactctctctgcctctcagctGCAGTCTCTGCTCCAACATCAAGCCCTTCTCCTCCAACAG gtcgcCTCACCCCAGCTGATGTTCCAGCAGCTCCTCCGACTCCAGCAgtaccagcagcagctcctgggTCTACAGCGGCCGACGCCCCCTTGTCCAGCAGCCCCACAAG AGGTCCACCAGATATGGAAGGAGTTGATCAACGGCCTACGAGAAGATAAAAGCACCAAGAAGGACAGGACCACATTCCCCGCATACCCAATCAAAATCCCAGCGACTGAGATCAACAACCCGCGAtctccctccccactccctACAGAATG tgTCGGTGACGCAGCTTCACACCATCTCTACGCTCACGGCCTGTGCAACTGGcctggctgtgagtttgtgtgtgagagcatcAGCCACTTTCTCAA GCACCTGGTGAGTGAACACACCCTGGACGACCGGACCAGCGCCCAGTGTCGAGTCCAGATGCAAGTGGTCCAGCAGTTAGACCTCCAG CTCTCTAAAGAACGGGCACGACTCCAGGCAATGATGGCTCACCTCCACCTGCCACCTTTGGGTGCCCCCTCTCTGGCAGCACCAATGGGTGTTCTTCCGCCTCGACCTGAAACGTCCGATGACCCGTTCAGTCCACAG CCCAGAACCGTCGTCTCCAGCAGCTCGCCCTGCCCCAGCCTCCAGGAGACGGCCCCCCCTGTCGGAGCTCCGTCCCGGGGGGGGGCCGGGTCGGGTTTGGGGTCCCCCACACGGAcactggggggctggggggccatGAGGAGATTGCATCGGCCGTCTCTCTCATCTTTGTCCTCTG AGGATGAGTTTGAGCTGTACAGGCATACAGACATCAGACCACCTTTTACCTACGCAACCCTGATAAGACAG GCTATAATGACGACATCAGAAAAGCAGTTAACACTCAACGAGATATACAACTGGTTCACGAGCACGTTTGCGTATTTCCGGCGAAACGCTGCGACGTGGAAG AATGCTGTGCGACACAATCTGAGCCTCCACAAATGCTTTGTGCGGGTGGAGAACGTGAAGGGGGCCGTTTGGACGGTGGACGAGTTGGAGTTCCAGAGGAGGAGGTCCCAGAAGCTGACAGG AAGCCCCTCTGCGATGAAACCCGTGCCGTCCAGTCGGGCCGCGGGGTCGACCTCAGGTGTGGGACTACAG ATGGCCGTTGTTGAGACGACCGTTCCTGGATTGCAGTGCATCCGAGGTTCAGGGGCACACagtgagagggacagagagacgacACGCTGCCCCTCACAAGGCCAGCG ACCCCGCttcatgaaggaggaggtgctgaGTTCAGAAGAGGATCTGGGGTCACCCAGCCCCCTGTTCGACCCtgaatga
- the ppp1r3ab gene encoding uncharacterized protein ppp1r3ab yields the protein MESALVEPRTFRPANLLGVPGPGFRTLDSDEDYWEEVIGIRPKSSPLPRRKSSSSEDECDEVQREPPLPGTRRVSFADAKGLRLELVREFNSRDFPKPPGYDERQAEGQDVERYSYDLSFPSPLPGALEELGKRVREQKIELESIELLPGTTALRGVARVLNVSFDKTVFVRTSLDAWASHFDLLAEYMEGSGDGVTDCFSFKLTLVPPFDEPGARVDFCLRYETPVGTFWANNDAKNYVLFCHQREKEEESRLQEECVRRKSCLKAARQHFTTVDNSSLEDKVQSIEKTIPVVSKHVGVTQVPDSLSATAEEEGQKLKMERSQKNASRKSRRRAARQAKLKDLFSTKDPEPEQAHDKEASPLEPPSDSTKQGEPLGKSFLGSPSCSEGSSADPKGDISPAQSGESSKAEKSESVDTVQPSAKRSEVTAATHARQPHLEEKLEQKQHSAAFITGENGRRPLQSMRRRDDRVCIVHNTGEETHSDVRLTGHPEGPVNAPGSFTFGTVLAPLYPLVCGQLKSEDRNLADQLKSLREPSQMGASMENSMLTDSTKNDEESSGISPDPFKPPLNDTDRTVPIEGKLCVSVVADSSTNPTDVDCQESEHECTEAPNNPQSTTDEDMTPSDENNEKSNACTTRAGLSHQGNADEGPQALGCQLQILYEKQIMEDTAEAETEAEVVFSYIQTQLNPSQPPSQPKVLQETSHCAPLPHLPPLVSACENKALEQQLCCEVAAVDFICTGESNEQDGVPPTEAVSTTHVYTEQGREREQLEELDPKCFLRPVTFEAADISVGDKSIPELEAGHGGSAIDLSQETLKASLEDGEEPDHGGNESTNNIEEGDITPTVEHEDSVDVSEFIKVNKTPCTHPDMLAEEIGLTLVEETVFMQSEAERCASEDAATKKDYLRPDEEKAEDRNWEMMVKEEENNASGKEVMRKEVDENGERENDKVKEKQTITEQQPLENAVGCEKREPTNTGSDGQKSFDSTEVKSQVEVETVKEALVLEEQEVEEEKVEKDADHDTENQHDVLEEIRSKEKENLAETDIEVEAQAERISATEEVHGAGKGGVAVETVEEIVVGTAKEERNEETERPEMGSHAGQRQVESDPSTPVSNVHECEVERVIDKENSTKNETTNFQTEMEFISEEEVRSITYRLHLASGQSKALSESSRCGSDSWAADKGSRASTDEPEWDVTAEEREVDSNSSDSPSDEEMELYMHRLRAAPSPQTFRSFPRDRGSSPGKRLSIDGPKLLSSSMPSISESVNEEQLTKIPDKPEKKEVENFQANSGQFPTQDNQEYGGVNTAQWTSKLSCSNILKALLYITMCALFVVVGYHYDFLACFALYLLSIFWLYCRADSQSETTMF from the exons ATGGAGTCTGCACTGGTGGAACCGAGAACCTTTAGGCCCGCTAACCTCTTAGGGGTGCCGGGCCCGGGCTTCAGAACGCTGGACTCAGACGAAGATTACTGGGAGGAGGTCATCGGCATCAGGCCCAagtcctcccctctcccgcGGAGAAAGTCGTCCTCGTCCGAGGACGAGTGTGACGAGGTCCAGCGGGAACCCCCCTTGCCGGGCACCCGGAGGGTGAGCTTCGCGGACGCCAAGGGTCTCCGTTTGGAGCTGGTCAGGGAATTCAACAGCCGGGACTTCCCTAAGCCCCCGGGCTATGACGAGAGGCAGGCAGAAGGGCAAGATGTGGAGCGGTACTCCTACGACCTGTCTTTCCCCAGCCCTCTCCCCGGCGCTCTGGAGGAGCTGGGAAAGAGGGTGAGGGAACAGAAGATAGAGCTGGAGTCCATCGAGCTCCTCCCCGGGACCACAGCCCTGAGAGGGGTGGCGCGTGTCCTCAACGTCTCCTTCGACAAGACGGTGTTTGTCCGCACAAGCTTAGACGCCTGGGCCAGCCACTTTGACCTGCTGGCGGAGTACATGGAAGGCTCTGGcgatggagtgacggactgttTTTCATTCAAGCTGACCCTGGTTCCCCCGTTCGACGAGCCGGGGGCCAGGGTGGACTTCTGCCTGCGATACGAGACTCCGGTGGGCACCTTCTGGGCCAACAACGACGCCAAGAACTATGTGCTGTTCTgccaccagagagagaaagaagaggaaaGTAGGCTGCAGGAAGAATGTGTGCGCAGAAAGAGTTGTCTTAAGGCCGCAAG ACAACACTTCACCACTGTTGACAATTCATCGTTGGAGGACAAAGTGCAATCAATAGAAAAAACTATTCCAG TTGTGTCGAAACATGTAGGTGTCACTCAAGTTCCTGACTCCCTTTCAGCCACCGCAGAGGAGGAGGGTCAAAAGTTAAAG ATGGAGAGAAGCCAGAAGAATGCCAGCAGAAAGAGTCGACGCAGGGCAGCACGGCAGGCAAAGCTGAAGGACCTGTTCTCTACGAAAGATCCCGAACCAGAGCAGGCTCACGATAAGGAAGCGTCGCCTTTGGAGCCACCATCAGACAGTACGAAGCAGGGCGAACCCCTGGGGAAATCGTTTTTGGGCTCTCCGTCGTGTTCCGAAGGCTCTTCCGCCGATCCAAAAGGTGACATCTCACCAGCACAGAGCGGAGAATCTTCCAAGGCAGAGAAATCTGAGAGCGTCGATACTGTCCAACCTAGTGCAAAAAGGAGCGAGGTGACAGCAGCGACACATGCCAGACAACCACATTTAGAGGAGAAACTGGAACAGAAGCAGCATTCTGCTGCATTTATAACAGGGGAAAACGGACGTAGGCCATTGCAGAGTATGAGACGAAGAGATGATAGAGTCTGTATTGTCCACAACACAGGAGAGGAAACACATAGCGATGTCCGTTTGACAGGGCACCCAGAAGGCCCTGTTAACGCACCCGGTAGCTTTACGTTCGGGACCGTGCTGGCTCCCCTCTACCCCCTGGTGTGTGGCCAGCTGAAAAGTGAGGATCGCAACCTGGCTGATCAACTGAAATCATTGAGAGAACCTTCACAGATGGGAGCCTCAATGGAGAACAGCATGTTGACGGACTCGACTAAAAACGACGAGGAGTCTTCTGGGATCAGCCCAGATCCGTTCAAGCCTCCTCTGAATGATACCGATAGAACTGTTCCGATAGAGGGAAAATTGTGTGTAAGCGTGGTGGCAGACTCGAGCACAAACCCTACAGATGTCGACTGTCAGGAATCAGAGCATGAATGCACAGAGGCACCAAATAATCCCCAGTCGACCACGGATGAAGACATGACTCCTTCAGATGAAAACAATGAGAAGTCGAACGCATGCACCACCAGAGCGGGTTTAAGTCACCAGGGGAACGCTGATGAAGGCCCTCAGGCCCTTGGGTGTCAACTGCAGATTCTGTATGAAAAGCAAATAATGGAAGATACAGCAGAGGCTGAAACAGAAGCAGAGGTAGTGTTTTCGTATATTCAGACGCAATTGAACCCATCGCAGCCACCCTCACAACCGAAAGTCCTGCAGGAAACCAGTCATTGCGCGCCACTGCCGCACTTGCCTCCGTTGGTGTCAGCGTGTGAAAACAAAGCGCTGGAGCAACAGCTCTGCTGTGAGGTGGCGGCGGTAGACTTCATTTGCACAGGCGAGTCGAATGAACAGGATGGTGTTCCGCCCACTGAGGCTGTGTCAACAACTCATGTGTACACGGAAcagggcagagaaagagagcaactGGAGGAGCTGGATCCTAAATGTTTTTTGCGTCCTGTTACGTTTGAGGCCGCTGATATATCGGTCGGGGATAAAAGTATCCCAGAGTTGGAAGCTGGGCATGGAGGCTCTGCTATCGATCTCAGCCAAGAGACCCTGAAAGCATCACTGGAGGATGGTGAAGAACCGGACCACGGAGGGAATGAATCAACAAACAATATAGAGGAAGGGGATATAACCCCTACAGTTGAACATGAGGACAGTGTGGATGTATCTGAGTTTATCAAAGTGAATAAAACCCCTTGTACACACCCAGACATGTTGGCTGAAGAAATTGGACTAACTCTGGTAGAAGAAACTGTTTTTATGCAATCAGAGGCTGAACGCTGCGCAAGTGAAGACGCAGCCACAAAAAAGGACTACCTCAGGCCAGATGAAGAGAAAGCCGAGGACAGAAACTGGGAAATGATGGTCAAAGAAGAGGAAAACAATGCATCAGGCAAAGAGGTCATGAGGAAAGAGGTTGACGAaaatggtgagagagagaacgacaaGGTGAAAGAAAAGCAAACGATCACAGAGCAACAACCTTTGGAGAATGCGGTGGGCTGTGAAAAGAGAGAGCCAACTAATACAGGGTCTGATGGACAAAAAAGTTTTGATTCGACAGAAGTGAAAAGTCAAGTTGAAGTTGAAACTGTGAAGGAAGCCCTCGTTttggaggaacaggaagtggaagagGAAAAGGTTGAGAAAGATGCTGATCATGACACAGAGAACCAGCATGATGTATTGGAGGAAATAAggagcaaagagaaggaaaacctAGCTGAAACCGACATAGAAGTAGAAGCTCAGGCAGAGCGAATTTCAGCCACTGAGGAGGTTCATGGAGCAGGGAAAGGAGGGGTGGCGGTGGAGACGGTTGAGGAGATTGTGGTCGGAACAGCGAAAGAAGAGAGAAACGAAGAGACGGAGAGGCCAGAGATGGGGTCACACGCTGGTCAAAGGCAAGTGGAGAGCGATCCATCTACGCCAGTGAGCAATGTGCATGAGTGTGAGGTAGAAAGGGTAATAGACAAAGAAAACTCCACGAAAAATGAAACCACAAATTTCCAGACTGAAATGGAGTTTATCTCAGAAGAAGAGGTGCGAAGCATCACTTACAGGTTACACCTTGCAAGCGGCCAATCAAAAGCACTTTCTGAATCGTCCCGATGTGGAAGTGATTCGTGGGCAGCAGACAAAGGGTCACGCGCCTCGACCGACGAGCCGGAATGGGATGTAACGGCCGAGGAGCGGGAGGTGGACAGCAACTCCAGTGACTCTCCGTCGGATGAAGAGATGGAGTTGTACATGCACCGCCTGCGGGCAGCGCCATCCCCCCAAACTTTCAGAAGCTTCCCCAGAGATCGTGGCTCAAGTCCGGGTAAAAGACTCTCGATAGACGGACCAAAGCTCCTGTCTTCGTCCATGCCATCCATCAGTGAATCTGTGAATGAGGAACAGCTCACAAAGATCCCGGACAAGCCAGAAAAAAAGGAAGTAGAGAACTTCCAGGCCAACTCTGGACAATTTCCAACACAGGACAATCAGGAATATGGAGGCGTAAACACTGCCCAGTGGACGTCCAAATTATCTTGCAGTAATATCTTAAAGGCACTTTTATACATCACCATGTGTGCTTTATTTGTAGTTGTCGGATACCATTATGACTTCCTTGCGTGTTTTGCTCTTTACTTGTTGTCCATATTTTGGCTGTATTGCCGAGCAGACAGTCAGTCGGAAACAACAATGTTCTAA